In a single window of the Vitis vinifera cultivar Pinot Noir 40024 chromosome 6, ASM3070453v1 genome:
- the LOC100263768 gene encoding uncharacterized protein LOC100263768, translated as MEGRRQVGSSSSFTSELFGTKESPPSNSSGIFASIFPPPSTAVGRNPANSEMRGLSGNQTWDTKQGTPDMGKSGVGASSIIPNKDKNQIFQEERVEPCHLSSSLYYGGQDIYSNSSSTQTSGSYPVFKKDEDDPNGNNSQGASRGNWWQGSLYY; from the exons ATGGAAGGCAGGAGACAAGTGGGTTCATCTTCTTCATTCACTTCTGAACTTTTTGGGACCAAGGAGTCACCTCCATCCAATTCTTCTGGGATTTTTGCATCAATTTTTCCGCCCCCATCCACG GCAGTAGGGAGGAACCCCGCAAACTCTGAGATGAGAGGATTGTCGGGAAATCAGACATGGGACACCAAACAAGGAACTCCAG ACATGGGAAAGAGTGGGGTAGGTGCCAGCAGTATCATACCCAACAAAGACaagaatcaaattttccaagaagaaAGGGTAGAACCATGTCATCTAAGTTCATCTCTCTACTACGGTGGGCAAGACATCTATTCAAATTCATCAAGCACCCAAACTTCTGGATCATATCCTGTT tTCAAGAAAGACGAAGATGATCCAAATGGAAACAATTCACAAGGTGCATCTAGAGGAAACTGGTGGCAAG GGTCGCTTTATTATTAG
- the LOC104879540 gene encoding uncharacterized protein LOC104879540 — MDNGSRRQFSTSIHIMALDGIVNVNSLFTFAVFLGLAWYPITDPAITLTGVAEPACVADTTMGEDLVAFHVYSFSSFLFSSLVAFALKQAIWIGQGGGKVRSVPMTIHVNTAALRAGILVSAAGSVFGCVFLMLALVDLVQIKLGTLACRSFHSLAAIVPLGPPPKFLKIALFVKKWPHKHRAGGLERHALTLHLALAQRGHELHIFTTSSLNPSFPSFPIGTLYFHLSKPTAAGYLDQAVVWKQFQHQNSTGKPFDVIHTESVGLMHTRSRNLTNLAVTWHGIAYESIHSDIIQELLRTPEEPLAFSLTERAMKVVEEVKFFPHYAHHVATSDHVGEVLKRIYMIPEERVHIILNGVDEEIFKPNAAKGKDFKKKFGIPQSKTLVLGIAGRLVKDKGHPLMFEALMQMLKENDTFRETAIILVAGDGPWSDRYKDLGATVLVLGTLEPAQLASFYNAIDIFVNPTLRAQGLDHTLLEAMLSGKPLMATRLASITGSVIVGTEMGYTFSPTVASLKGTLYRVWHDGRVVLERKGQLARQRGLELFTATKMAAAYERLFLCISNDEENRDSYCTYQPSFQ, encoded by the exons ATGGATAACGGTTCACGCCGGCAATTCAGTACAAGCATCCACATAATGGCCCTCGACGGCATCGTCAACGTCAACTCACTCTTCACCTTCGCCGTCTTCCTCGGCCTCGCTTGGTACCCAATCACTGACCCTGCCATCACCCTCACGGGCGTCGCCGAGCCTGCCTGCGTAGCCGACACGACCATGGGTGAGGATCTCGTCGCCTTCCACGTCTACTCCTTCAGCTCCTTCCTCTTCTCCAGCCTCGTTGCCTTTGCTCTCAAGCAAGCCATCTGGATTGGCCAAGGCGGTGGTAAGGTGCGCAGTGTCCCCATGACTATCCATGTTAACACGGCGGCACTCCGGGCCGGAATCTTGGTGTCGGCGGCGGGGTCGGTGTTTGGATGCGTCTTCTTGATGCTTGCGCTGGTGGATCTGGTTCAGATTAAGCTCGGCACTTTGGCTTGCCGGAGTTTTCATAGCTTGGCCGCTATTGTACCTCTG G GGCCACCTCCGAAGTTCCTTAAAATTGCCCTCTTTGTGAAGAAATGGCCGCATAAGCACCGTGCAGGAGGGCTTGAACGTCATGCCTTAACCCTCCATCTTGCCCTTGCCCAAAGAGGCCATGAACTCCACATTTTCACCACTTCTTCTCTGAACCCTTCCTTCCCATCATTCCCAATTGGTACTTTGTATTTTCACCTCTCAAAACCAACAGCTGCTGGTTATCTAGACCAAGCTGTAGTTTGGAAGCAATTCCAACACCAAAATTCAACTGGAAAACCCTTTGATGTGATCCATACTGAAAGTGTTGGGCTCATGCACACTCGATCAAGGAATTTGACTAACCTAGCTGTTACTTGGCATGGAATTGCATATGAATCCATTCATTCTGACATCATTCAGGAACTTCTTCGAACTCCTGAAGAACCACTGGCATTTTCATTGACTGAAAGAGCTATGAAGGTTGTTGAAGAAGTAAAGTTTTTCCCACATTATGCTCACCATGTTGCAACCAGCGACCATGTTGGGGAAGTTTTGAAAAGGATCTACATGATCCCAGAAGAACGAGTTCATATTATTCTCAATGGTGTAGATGAGGAGATTTTCAAGCCAAATGCAGCCAAGGGGAAGGATTTTAAGAAGAAATTTGGCATTCCGCAATCTAAGACACTGGTTTTGGGTATTGCTGGGAGATTAGTGAAGGATAAGGGACATCCGTTAATGTTTGAAGCTCTGATGCAAATGCTCAAAGAAAATGATACATTTCGGGAAACAGCGATTATTCTTGTTGCTGGAGATGGTCCTTGGAGTGACAGATACAAAGATCTTGGGGCCACTGTATTGGTTTTGGGGACATTGGAACCTGCTCAGCTGGCAAGTTTTTATAATGCAATAGATATATTTGTAAACCCTACTCTTCGAGCTCAGGGATTGGATCATACTTTGTTAGAAGCAATGCTTTCTGGGAAGCCACTAATGGCTACAAGGCTTGCCAGCATTACAGGGTCTGTGATTGTTGGTACAGAAATGGGCTATACATTTTCGCCTACTGTTGCTTCACTCAAGGGGACCCTTTACAGGGTTTGGCATGATGGAAGAGTAGTTCTGGAGAGGAAAGGCCAGCTGGCTAGGCAGAGGGGTCTGGAGTTGTTCACTGCCACCAAGATGGCTGCTGCTTATGAAAGGCTATTTCTTTGCATCTCCAATGATGAGGAAAACAGGGATAGTTACTGTACTTACCAACCTTCATTCCAATGA